A genomic region of Macaca thibetana thibetana isolate TM-01 chromosome 14, ASM2454274v1, whole genome shotgun sequence contains the following coding sequences:
- the EEF1G gene encoding elongation factor 1-gamma produces the protein MAAGTLYTYPENWRAFKALIAAQYSGAQVRVLSAPPHFHFGQTNRTPEFLRKFPAGKVPAFEGDDGFCVFESNAIAYYVSNEELRGSTPEAAAQVVQWVSFADSDIVPPASTWVFPTLGIMHHNKQATENAKEEVRRILGLLDAHLKTRTFLVGERVTLADITVVCTLLWLYKQVLEPSFRQAFPNTNRWFLTCINQPQFRAVLGEVKLCEKMAQFDAKKFAETQPKKDTPRKEKGSREEKQKPQAERKEEKKAAAPAPEEEMDECEQALAAEPKAKDPFAHLPKSTFVLDEFKRKYSNEDTLSVALPYFWEHFDKDGWSLWYSEYRFPEELTQTFMSCNLITGMFQRLDKLRKNAFASVILFGTNNSSSISGVWVFRGQELAFPLSPDWQVDYESYTWRKLDPGSEETQTLVREYFSWEGAFQHVGKAFNQGKIFK, from the exons ATGGCGGCTGGG aCCCTGTATACGTATCCTGAAAACTGGAGGGCCTTCAAGGCTCTCATCGCTGCTCAGTACAGCGGGGCTCAGGTCCGCGTGCTCTCCGCACCACCCCACTTCCATTTTGGCCAAACCAACCGCACCCCTGAATTTCTCCGCAAATTTCCTGCCGGCAAG GTTCCAGCATTTGAGGGTGACGATGGATTCTGTGTGTTTGAGAGCAACGCCATTGCCTACTATG TGAGCAATGAGGAGCTGCGGGGAAGTACTCCAGAGGCAGCAGCCCAGGTGGTGCAGTGGGTGAGCTTTGCTGATTCCGACATAGTGCCCCCAGCCAGTACCTGGGTATTCCCCACCTTGGGCATCATGCACCACAACAAACAG GCCACTGAGAATGCAAAGGAGGAAGTGAGGCGAATTCTGGGGCTGCTGGATGCTCACTTGAAGACGAGGACTTTTCTGGTGGGCGAACGAGTGACATTGGCTGACATCACAGTTGTCTGCACCCTGTTGTGGCTCTATAAGCAG GTCCTAGAGCCTTCTTTCCGCCAGGCCTTTCCCAATACCAACCGCTGGTTCCTCACCTGCATTAATCAGCCCCAGTTCCGGGCTGTCTTGGGGGAAGTGAAGCTGTGTGAGAAGATGGCCCAGTTTGATG CTAAAAAGTTTGCAGAGACCCAGCCTAAAAAAGATACACCACGGAAAGAGAAGGGTTCACGGGAAGAGAAGCAGAAGCCCCAGGCTGAgcggaaggaggagaaaaaggcgGCTGCCCCTGCTCCTGAGGAGGAGATGGATGAATGTGAGCAGGCGCTGGCTGCTGAGCCCAAGGCCAAGGACCCCTTCGCTCACTTGCCCAAGAG TACCTTTGTGTTGGATGAATTTAAGCGCAAGTACTCCAATGAGGACACACTCTCTGTGGCACTGCCATATTTCTGGGAACACTTTGATAAGGACGGCTGGTCCCTGTGGTACTCAGAGTATCGCTTCCCTGAAGAACTCACTCAGACCTTCATGAGCTGCAATCTCATCACTG GAATGTTCCAGCGACTGGACAAGCTGAGGAAGAATGCCTTCGCCAGTGTCATCCTCTTTGGAACCAACAATAGCAGCTCCATTTCTGGAGTCTGGGTCTTCCGAGGCCAGGAGCTTGCCTTTCCG CTGAGTCCAGATTGGCAGGTGGACTACGAGTCATACACATGGCGGAAACTGGATCCTGGCAGCGAGGAGACCCAGACGCTGGTTCGAGAGTACTTTTCCTGGGAGGGGGCCTTCCAGCATGTGGGCAAAGCCTTCAATCAGGGCAAGATCTTCAAGTGA